A genomic segment from Propioniciclava sp. MC1595 encodes:
- a CDS encoding DUF3093 domain-containing protein — MHYRERLNAPAWYWLVGVLFGASTIIAVGFWYGPWVAFGGGLVVAAVITVALAWFGRTELAVDADGLRVGPSLLEWPWLGEVEVLDAAATRECLGVGADARAFVTQRPWLSESVQVTVDDAADPHPYWLVSSRRPAQLAAAIETARAQAAS, encoded by the coding sequence GTGCACTATCGCGAACGTCTGAACGCCCCGGCGTGGTACTGGCTGGTGGGCGTCCTCTTCGGCGCCTCCACCATCATCGCGGTCGGGTTCTGGTACGGCCCGTGGGTCGCCTTCGGCGGCGGGCTCGTGGTGGCCGCCGTCATCACCGTCGCGCTGGCCTGGTTCGGCCGCACCGAGCTGGCCGTGGACGCCGACGGCCTGCGCGTGGGTCCGTCGCTGCTGGAGTGGCCCTGGCTCGGCGAGGTCGAGGTGCTGGACGCCGCGGCCACCCGCGAGTGCCTCGGGGTCGGGGCGGACGCCCGCGCGTTCGTCACCCAGCGCCCCTGGCTGAGCGAGTCGGTGCAGGTCACCGTCGACGACGCCGCCGACCCGCACCCCTACTGGCTGGTCTCGAGCCGCCGTCCCGCCCAGCTGGCGGCCGCCATCGAGACAGCCCGCGCGCAGGCGGCCTCGTGA
- the dut gene encoding dUTP diphosphatase, with protein MSDLEVLVRRLDDGVPLPRYAHPGDAGADLATAEEVELAPGDRRLVRTGIALAVPEGWACFVHPRSGLAARHGLTIVNAPGTVDAGYRGEIMVCLLNTDASRSVILHRGDLIAQLVFQRVGRAGFAEADALPESVRGSGGHGSTGGVTAWADDSIPTGEGGGRNQ; from the coding sequence GTGAGCGACCTCGAGGTCCTCGTCCGCCGGCTGGACGACGGCGTGCCGCTGCCGCGGTACGCCCACCCCGGCGACGCGGGGGCCGACCTGGCCACCGCCGAGGAGGTCGAGCTGGCCCCCGGCGACCGCCGCCTGGTCCGCACGGGCATCGCGCTCGCGGTCCCGGAGGGCTGGGCCTGCTTCGTGCACCCGCGCTCGGGACTGGCGGCCCGCCACGGCCTGACGATCGTGAACGCGCCGGGCACCGTGGACGCCGGCTATCGCGGGGAGATCATGGTCTGCCTGCTCAACACCGACGCCAGCCGATCCGTGATACTCCACCGGGGCGACTTGATCGCGCAGCTAGTCTTCCAACGCGTCGGACGGGCGGGATTCGCCGAGGCCGACGCACTGCCCGAGAGCGTGCGTGGCAGCGGCGGGCACGGGTCCACCGGTGGGGTCACCGCGTGGGCCGACGATTCGATCCCCACGG